In the genome of Dyadobacter fermentans DSM 18053, the window TTCGAGATCGAGACAGAGGCGCCTGCCAGCGGCTCGCCCCGCTGATCTTTTACCAACCCCTGTATTTTATAACTATCTTGTGCAGAAGATGTTATAGGGGAAATGCAAGCCAGTGTAATAAAAAATCGTAACAGGAGGAGGAAAGGTCTCAATGGTCTGTTAATTTTACTTAATTAAGACTGTTTAAAAATAACGGCAAATGTACCGATCTGCCCCCGGGTGCGGTTAACGTCAAAAGCAGTATTAATGCCGCCAAAAACAGGACTTTGATGAAAATCGTATTCACTTCGGAAGAATTTGCGGAACTCAACTTCGAGCGGGGATATTCGGAGGGCTTCGGCGTGGCCGACCGGTCGGGTATTTGGGAGGAAAAGAGTGAGTACAGCCACCTGGGCATGTATTCCCGCATTCACCGGATCTTTTGTCCGGGGATCATCATTTCCATGGCGGAGGGAATGCTGGACCGCGACCTGGTGCAAATCCTCGAAAGCGATTTTCCTTACCTGCAAATGCATTTCGAGCTTTCCACCACCGGATGCCTGTACATTCCGCAAGCCGAGGCCGAAATCGAAACGGTGATTTACGGCGGCACGCATTCGCTGCTCTTTTACCCGGCGCTGAAAGGCCGCCTGCATTATCTCAAAAAACCGATGTCGCAGAGCGTCGAAATAGAATTGTCGCTCGATTTCCTGCGCCGGCTGTTTCATAACGACCTGGAGGTGCTGGGCGAGTTTGGGAAGAACATCGAGCAAAACCAGCCGGCGATCATGGGAAGCCGCAGCTTTCCGATCACCCAGGCGATGAAAAGGCTGCTGGCGGAAATACGGGACTGCCCCTACACCGGCGCATTGAAAAAGGCTTTTATCGAAGCAAAAGTGATTGAACTGCTCACGATGCAGATCGGTCAGATCAACGCCGCGGAGCCTGGACGGAAAAGCCTCAAACGGTCGGATATCGACAAGCTCCACGAGGTGAAAAACCTGCTTTTGCGCAACATCGAAAACCCGTTTTCAATCGAAGAACTTGCCCGTGTGGCGGGGCTGAACCGGACCAAATTGCAGGAAGGGTTCAAGGAGCTTTTCGGGACAACCGTTTTCGGCTACATTGCCGATACCCGGCTCGAAGAAGCCCGGAGGCACATTCTCGACCCGGGTTCGGCGCTTTCAATCGGTGAAATTGCAGCGCTTTCCGGCTATAAAAACCCGCAGCATTTCACGGCTGCATTCAAGAAAAAATTCGGTTATCTCCCCCGCGACGCCCGCCGCTAACCCTTCTTTCCGCAACACCAAAAAATAGTGTTCGAAATATTTGTTATTTCAATGTTAGAATTAATTTTACGACTGCATCTCATAAAGTTTGACAAGTGGCTGTCGGTTATGTGCTTTCAGCCGGGGATGCCTGATTTTGAAGAATAATAAGCCGATAAACGAACAGTAATGTAGAAGCGTGTCACAGGGTGCTGTAACACGCTTTTTGTGTTTTCAGCTTCCGAATTTCCTGAGGTTGTACACGAGGGTCAACAGAAAGTAGCGCTTCAATACGCGGCTGCGCACATCCTCGATGTACGTGTCACCGGTGTTGCGGATGAGGCTGCGGTTTTGATTGAGCAGATCGAAAACCTGCAACCGGACCTCCGCCTGGCGCGTCCGCAGAAATTGCTTTGCAATAGCCGCGTTCCAAAGCAGGAATCGCTGGTTATACCCCTCCGCCCGACCAGTGTTGCCGATATAAGTGACGTCGGACGTGATCACCAGGTTGCCGGGGAGTTGCCAGTGCACATCGGCCGTGGCGTATTGCGACCAGAACTGCATATTTTGTTGAGATAACAACGAATACCGCGCCTGCTGGTAGGTAACGCGCGCGCTCAGGCCATAGTCGATACGGCCATTGTAATCCGATTGCAGCCGGATGCCCTGCCCGAGCGACGTGGTCGTGGTGACATTGTCAGCGTCGTTAATGAAGTTCGTGTTCCGGGCAAGATTTCCCTGCGTGCTCAGGTTGACCGACAGCCGCAAAGGCTGGATTTTCTTGCCTAGCGAAACAAAGCCATTCGCCGAAACAAAACCGCTCGTATTCACCGGCGTGGTTACCAGCACACCCGACGCATTGGTGCGCGTAGACAGCCCGATGCGGTTGTTACTTTGATTTAAACTCCCGAAAACGAACAGGTTATCCGCACCGCCGCGCGCGGAAATGTTAAACGAGAGTGTGAGATTATGGTAATATTCCGGCCGCAATGTTGGGTTGCCGGTCGTGATATTGAGCGGGTTGGAATTGTCGGCAACCGGAATGAGCTGTGTGATCCCCGGCGAGGCCACGCGGGTCCGGTATTGCAGCCGGAGGTTTTTGTTACCCCTGAATGTGTATGAAAAAAGCGCATTGGGCATAAAATAGGCGTAACTGGTGCGGTACCTGGCGTCGTTGGAGCGGTCTTCGGGCCGCAGCGACGCGAGCTGGGCATCGGCGCCGAATGCGAGTGTATAGCGCAAGCGCCGGGTCTGAAAAGTGGCACCCAGGCGGTTTGTTTCAAATGTATTCTCAAAATCGCGGCTCAGCAGGCTGTCGCGGGTGTCATAACCATTCGTTTCCACGCTTTTGTCGGCGACATTCCGCAGCAGTTTGCCGTAGCTATTGCTGTAAGCATACCTGAATTCCAGTTTTTGTGTAAAAGAAATCGGTTCTGTGAAAGAGACATTCACCGTATTCTGAATTGCGAACTGGTCTTGTGCATTCCGCTGATCGATGCGTTGCGGCCCGCGCGGGGTCGTGAGCGTGTCGAAGAAGGTATTTGCCGACCGGTTGTAGGCCGTCGTGCCGCCGGTTGTCAGTATCGAATTCAGGTTAGCCGACAGCGAGCGGCCTTCTTTTCGGTATTTGCGCATGAGGAGCAGGTTGTTATAGGCATTCAGGCCGTAGCCGCGGAGGTTATAGTTGGTCAAACCTTTGTTGAGTGAATCTTCCGGCGAACGGTAGGAGTAACTCGCGTTGCTGCTTCGAAAATCCTTCGTTTGAAAGCTGATGTTGGGGGTGAAGCGCAGGCTCGTGAGCGAGTCGAGTGGCAACTCGAAACGGCCGTTGATGCGGTGCGATAGCATAGTGTTTTTGGAATAACTGCTTTGATCGGCGATGAACGACTGCCCGGGAAGGATGTTTTCACGCCGCGCTTGCTGGTCGGTGGTAGTCACGGCACGGCTGGCGAAATAGCTCGCGGTCATTTCGGTACGCTTGCCCCACTTCACGGCATTGCTTTCGGTACGATAGTTGGCTCCCAATGCGGCCACAGTCGTAATGTTGGATGGCGCAACCTGCCCTTCTGACCCTTCACCGCCCGGCTGGCCCACCTGCTGCGGCCCGCCCGATCCCGGACCCGGCAGGTTGCCGTCGGACATGGTAAAGTTCTGCTGGTTGAGGTTATTGGCCTGTCCGATCACCGAAAGCTGCCTGTTGGGGCCGCCATTGTGGTTATTGAACCGGTTCACGTTCAGCCGGGCCTGATACCGCGCCGACTGGCTGGCAGCGGACTGCCCGCCCGATCGCGGCCCGACCGCCCGCGGCCCGCCTGTCCGCGGCCCGACTCCCACCGCGTTCTGACCAAAATAACCCTTGCCTTTGTCTTTTTTGATGGTAATGTTGATCGTGCGCTCGCGGTCGCCGTCGTCCACACCCGAAAACTGCGATTGATCCGAAGATTGATCGTACATCTGCACCTTATCGACAATGTCGGCAGGGAGGTTGCGGGTCGCCATTTTGGGGTCGTTGCCAAAGAACGGCTTGCCATCCACGAGGACCTTGTTCACGGCTACGCCGTTCGCCTTGATCGAGCCGTCGCGGGCTACTTCAATGCCCGGCAATTTGCGCAGCAATTCTTCCACCTGCGCATTGGGCTGCGTTTTGAATGCCCCTGCATTGAATTCCAGCGTGTCCTGTTTAATCGTCACCGGCGCAATCTCCTGCCGGATCACCACCTCGCTCAGATCGGTGCCTTGCTCGGTCATCAGCAGCGTGCCTGCGTCCGAATGCGCATCGCGGGCTACCGACACCGGCCGGGATACATTTTTATATCCTACAAAAGTCACCAGCAGGCGGTAGGAGCCGGGCGCCACTTTTCGGAATGCGAAATCGCCGTCGCCGCCGGTGATCGTCGCGCTCACGTATGCGGAGTCGCGGGCCTGCAAGAGGGATACCGAGGCCATTCGCATCGGCTTCCGCGTGGCCGAATCGAGCACGATTCCGGTGATTTTGCCGGCTCCGGGCGTGTTCTGGGCCAATGCCGGCACGAGCGAAACCAGCCACAGGCAGAGTATCAGTTTAAATGCCTCCACCTCCCGGTCCCATTTTCTGGTGGAAATCGGCCATAGCTTTCTGGCGGATGTCTTTCAGCTGCGCTTCGCTCACAGTTTCCGCCTGGACGTCGGGCATGACGGTTTTCGCATCGACTTTCCCCGTCTGCACTTTCGTGGCCCTGTACTGTTCGCGGCTTCCCTCGATCAGCAGCACGGCGCCTTTTTCGGGTGTGAGCGCGGGAACCGGCGAGTATCGGAGCGGCAATTCGGTCGTGAACCAGACTGCGTATGGCTCATTCCGGTAGTTCACCACCGCTTTCCGGCACGAATAGCCTGCGATTTTTTTCGTTTGCTGCGTGAGCTGCCAACCGCCGGCGGGCGTAATCGGCGCTTCGTATTTGTAGGTTTGCGCGTTGTTACCGGCGCCTACCGTCACGAATGTCACGATTTTCTGCCCGGCCATGTCTGTCACGGCATATTCTTCAAACGGCCGCCCGGCGTCGGC includes:
- a CDS encoding helix-turn-helix transcriptional regulator — protein: MKIVFTSEEFAELNFERGYSEGFGVADRSGIWEEKSEYSHLGMYSRIHRIFCPGIIISMAEGMLDRDLVQILESDFPYLQMHFELSTTGCLYIPQAEAEIETVIYGGTHSLLFYPALKGRLHYLKKPMSQSVEIELSLDFLRRLFHNDLEVLGEFGKNIEQNQPAIMGSRSFPITQAMKRLLAEIRDCPYTGALKKAFIEAKVIELLTMQIGQINAAEPGRKSLKRSDIDKLHEVKNLLLRNIENPFSIEELARVAGLNRTKLQEGFKELFGTTVFGYIADTRLEEARRHILDPGSALSIGEIAALSGYKNPQHFTAAFKKKFGYLPRDARR
- a CDS encoding outer membrane beta-barrel protein; its protein translation is MEAFKLILCLWLVSLVPALAQNTPGAGKITGIVLDSATRKPMRMASVSLLQARDSAYVSATITGGDGDFAFRKVAPGSYRLLVTFVGYKNVSRPVSVARDAHSDAGTLLMTEQGTDLSEVVIRQEIAPVTIKQDTLEFNAGAFKTQPNAQVEELLRKLPGIEVARDGSIKANGVAVNKVLVDGKPFFGNDPKMATRNLPADIVDKVQMYDQSSDQSQFSGVDDGDRERTINITIKKDKGKGYFGQNAVGVGPRTGGPRAVGPRSGGQSAASQSARYQARLNVNRFNNHNGGPNRQLSVIGQANNLNQQNFTMSDGNLPGPGSGGPQQVGQPGGEGSEGQVAPSNITTVAALGANYRTESNAVKWGKRTEMTASYFASRAVTTTDQQARRENILPGQSFIADQSSYSKNTMLSHRINGRFELPLDSLTSLRFTPNISFQTKDFRSSNASYSYRSPEDSLNKGLTNYNLRGYGLNAYNNLLLMRKYRKEGRSLSANLNSILTTGGTTAYNRSANTFFDTLTTPRGPQRIDQRNAQDQFAIQNTVNVSFTEPISFTQKLEFRYAYSNSYGKLLRNVADKSVETNGYDTRDSLLSRDFENTFETNRLGATFQTRRLRYTLAFGADAQLASLRPEDRSNDARYRTSYAYFMPNALFSYTFRGNKNLRLQYRTRVASPGITQLIPVADNSNPLNITTGNPTLRPEYYHNLTLSFNISARGGADNLFVFGSLNQSNNRIGLSTRTNASGVLVTTPVNTSGFVSANGFVSLGKKIQPLRLSVNLSTQGNLARNTNFINDADNVTTTTSLGQGIRLQSDYNGRIDYGLSARVTYQQARYSLLSQQNMQFWSQYATADVHWQLPGNLVITSDVTYIGNTGRAEGYNQRFLLWNAAIAKQFLRTRQAEVRLQVFDLLNQNRSLIRNTGDTYIEDVRSRVLKRYFLLTLVYNLRKFGS
- a CDS encoding GLPGLI family protein; translated protein: MKKLLPIVMLLFAAPDIFAQASGQINYEIVHKIDQSRLRFMVNGEEVKQGDPNFPTDVPDTRTIGQKVTFAGNFVRENRDEENMMKRVIMQPGGIPQTADAGRPFEEYAVTDMAGQKIVTFVTVGAGNNAQTYKYEAPITPAGGWQLTQQTKKIAGYSCRKAVVNYRNEPYAVWFTTELPLRYSPVPALTPEKGAVLLIEGSREQYRATKVQTGKVDAKTVMPDVQAETVSEAQLKDIRQKAMADFHQKMGPGGGGI